In the Pseudanabaena sp. PCC 7367 genome, one interval contains:
- a CDS encoding serine/threonine phosphatase, producing MDSRWGDRSGYLVKAMISCSSCGYANPAGHNFCQNCGSRLAEVAAKIDPPPTVSPNETVGNKTIGKNIKGVSDDDSNDSSEGISTSQAELNQQAEANLPALSQSIELDHDAGSDQNQNRDVDLEQKAQAESEDQPDSELKPNAIATTVQILRQPKTDEEGDRSEVSGNVDAQPTQQSSPAPIAPDLDSELELTGDSGDVVEQAEPVQAKNINLEQADADLDIDPDIEIPNIEIPTEPDQEARSELAPSSDQTPDQMLDPDQVPTLEIENLSPAAAIEGDRPEPENLNLENQDQPSNQELSLDPEADLMAQAELENPIDPLPPTHPDRQIEPSIHEQALDQSEEADQIDNLDENQVPTITGLVSTEPDTSDQPDKLTPDYCLSELQSAGLSDVGAQREHNEDAFWAKSQAIATESDHKGLIQAIQGVFILCDGMGGHESGEVASRTAIDSIAEGFTPFWQEDSIPGEQTLADIITAANQAIFSLNELEQRRSAARMGTTVVVLAVYDTTVAIAHVGDSRIYKITASELNQITQDHEVANQLIAQGVAEDMAKARPDAHQLTQALGPRANAQINPTVQFLELEQDTLFLLCSDGLSDNEVVEQYWRSHLLPLLEPGADLKNGVTNLINLGNKLNGHDNLSAIVVRCRVGSITN from the coding sequence TTGGATTCAAGATGGGGCGATCGTTCTGGTTATCTGGTTAAGGCAATGATTAGCTGTAGTAGTTGTGGCTATGCAAATCCGGCGGGGCATAATTTTTGTCAGAATTGCGGCAGTAGGCTGGCAGAAGTTGCGGCGAAGATTGATCCTCCGCCAACGGTGAGCCCTAATGAAACTGTTGGCAATAAAACTATTGGTAAAAATATAAAGGGAGTTAGTGATGATGACTCCAACGATAGTAGTGAAGGCATATCCACAAGCCAAGCCGAGCTAAATCAACAGGCAGAGGCGAATTTGCCAGCACTGAGCCAATCGATTGAATTAGATCATGATGCTGGTTCTGATCAAAATCAAAATAGAGATGTTGATCTAGAGCAAAAGGCTCAAGCAGAATCAGAGGATCAACCAGACAGTGAACTAAAGCCTAATGCGATCGCTACTACGGTGCAAATTCTGCGCCAACCCAAAACAGACGAAGAAGGCGATCGCTCTGAAGTTTCTGGTAACGTGGATGCTCAACCAACGCAGCAATCTAGCCCCGCACCGATCGCGCCAGATCTTGATAGTGAACTTGAGTTGACAGGTGATTCAGGTGATGTTGTAGAGCAAGCAGAGCCGGTTCAGGCAAAAAATATCAATCTGGAGCAAGCTGATGCTGACCTAGATATTGATCCAGATATAGAGATACCAAATATAGAGATACCTACCGAACCAGATCAAGAGGCTCGGTCGGAGTTAGCTCCATCTTCGGATCAAACACCCGATCAAATGCTCGATCCTGATCAAGTGCCAACCCTGGAAATTGAGAATTTGTCACCAGCGGCAGCGATCGAAGGCGATCGACCAGAACCGGAAAATCTAAATCTAGAGAATCAAGATCAACCAAGCAATCAAGAGCTTAGCCTCGATCCAGAAGCTGATCTTATGGCACAAGCGGAACTAGAAAACCCGATCGATCCATTGCCACCCACCCATCCCGATCGCCAGATTGAGCCCTCTATCCATGAGCAAGCTCTAGATCAGTCTGAAGAAGCTGATCAGATCGACAATTTGGATGAAAATCAAGTCCCCACCATAACTGGGCTTGTTTCCACAGAACCAGATACCTCAGATCAGCCAGATAAACTCACTCCAGACTACTGCCTGAGTGAACTTCAATCCGCTGGGTTGAGTGATGTGGGGGCTCAGCGAGAGCATAACGAAGATGCATTCTGGGCAAAAAGCCAAGCGATCGCCACCGAGAGTGATCACAAGGGCTTAATTCAAGCGATCCAGGGGGTATTTATCCTCTGTGATGGTATGGGTGGGCATGAATCCGGCGAAGTGGCTAGTCGTACTGCAATTGATAGCATTGCCGAAGGATTTACGCCTTTCTGGCAGGAAGATAGCATCCCCGGTGAGCAAACCCTTGCTGATATTATTACTGCCGCCAATCAAGCTATTTTTAGCCTGAATGAGCTGGAGCAAAGACGCTCGGCCGCCAGAATGGGAACAACTGTGGTGGTATTAGCGGTCTATGATACGACCGTGGCGATCGCCCATGTGGGAGACAGTCGCATCTACAAAATTACGGCCAGTGAACTAAATCAAATTACTCAAGATCATGAAGTGGCTAATCAATTGATCGCCCAGGGGGTAGCAGAGGATATGGCCAAGGCCAGACCTGATGCCCATCAACTTACCCAAGCCCTGGGTCCCAGAGCGAATGCCCAGATTAATCCAACCGTGCAATTTTTAGAGCTAGAGCAAGATACCTTGTTTCTGCTTTGTTCCGATGGGTTGAGCGATAATGAAGTAGTTGAACAATATTGGCGATCGCATTTGTTGCCGCTGCTTGAGCCTGGGGCTGACCTCAAAAATGGTGTTACCAATTTGATTAACCTGGGTAATAAGCTGAATGGTCATGATAATTTGAGCGCGATCGTAGTTAGATGCAGAGTTGGATCGATCACAAATTAA
- a CDS encoding acyltransferase family protein, with protein MTREDFEVGSAKSLIQAQGKIPQIDVIRGIAIIGVFLYHLYGAVFGIDNFQWAGDFKDYGAIPSKWFAVFYPYHFGFLGVPLFFILSGFCIHLSFLKKEKYSHEKGGKINLATYTKQFLVKRLIRIYPIYLIALLLFIFVIPIAPLEPAQRSLQLWLHIFMVHNFHQDTFYGVNPSFWSIAVEFQLYLIYPILLYFRSKFGIGKTIFLITFFSLSYGQIAYAADLQIQSIAPHSYVIGGLTIFSKMPFIFWWIQWAAGAFLAESMFKGKTIFEPNARQIGLIMITSLISSQYNPAYVFHIFVFVLLSIIWIQNYTLIKRKINQIEIVLANIGVVSYSFYLVHQPLLIHFPNWISKLPKLQFNYLQNPFLSCTLIGLLLFIPIYLISLALLHRIEVPTYRLAIKLSDKLKR; from the coding sequence ATGACCAGAGAAGACTTTGAGGTTGGTTCTGCCAAAAGTTTGATTCAAGCGCAAGGAAAAATACCGCAAATAGATGTAATTAGAGGGATCGCCATCATTGGTGTATTTCTCTATCACCTCTATGGGGCAGTGTTTGGCATCGATAATTTTCAGTGGGCGGGGGATTTTAAGGACTACGGCGCAATTCCCAGCAAGTGGTTTGCCGTCTTTTATCCCTATCACTTTGGCTTTTTAGGGGTGCCACTTTTTTTTATATTATCTGGTTTTTGTATTCATTTATCTTTTTTAAAGAAAGAAAAATATAGCCATGAAAAGGGTGGCAAAATCAATCTAGCTACCTATACTAAGCAATTTTTAGTCAAACGCTTGATCCGTATTTATCCGATCTATTTGATCGCATTACTATTATTTATATTTGTAATCCCGATCGCGCCATTGGAACCAGCCCAAAGGTCTCTGCAACTGTGGCTACACATATTCATGGTGCATAATTTTCATCAGGATACTTTCTATGGTGTAAATCCTTCATTCTGGTCGATCGCCGTTGAATTTCAACTCTATTTAATCTATCCTATTTTGCTGTATTTTCGTTCCAAATTTGGAATTGGCAAAACTATTTTTCTAATCACTTTTTTTAGTCTTTCCTATGGTCAAATTGCCTATGCGGCGGATTTGCAAATCCAATCGATCGCCCCCCACAGCTATGTAATCGGTGGTTTGACTATTTTTTCTAAGATGCCATTTATTTTTTGGTGGATTCAATGGGCGGCGGGGGCATTTCTGGCTGAAAGTATGTTTAAGGGCAAAACCATATTTGAGCCTAATGCTAGACAAATCGGTCTAATTATGATTACGTCGCTGATTAGTTCGCAATACAATCCAGCGTATGTCTTCCATATATTTGTATTTGTATTGTTATCAATTATCTGGATTCAAAACTACACATTGATCAAAAGAAAAATCAACCAAATTGAAATAGTTTTGGCCAACATTGGTGTGGTTTCTTATTCATTTTATTTGGTGCATCAGCCGCTCTTAATTCATTTTCCAAACTGGATTTCCAAGTTACCAAAGCTCCAGTTCAACTATCTCCAAAATCCATTTTTATCCTGCACTCTAATTGGCTTGTTGTTGTTTATCCCAATATATTTAATCAGCTTAGCGTTGCTCCACAGGATCGAAGTGCCAACCTATAGGCTAGCCATAAAATTAAGTGATAAGCTGAAACGGTAA